In a genomic window of Dyadobacter fermentans DSM 18053:
- a CDS encoding alpha-amylase family glycosyl hydrolase, with amino-acid sequence MPADKPANVPKICYEIFVRSFCDSNGDGIGDLNGIISKLDYLADLGIEAIWLTPIHPSPTYHKYDVVDYYAIEPEYGTMDDFKRLLAGAHARGIAIYLDLIINHTSTLHPWFREARKSKDSPYRQFYWWMTQDQIDHLGISERETSDDSQVVYPWHDNPDDDEKYYGLFYKGMPDLNYHSEPLREEIAKIVHFWLADIGVDGFRLDAARHIYPEWDSEQSITFWDFFSKVVARSNPNAFTVGEVWADTEEVAPYFRNLNATFHFDLSFALQRMLTAGRDEQLVDKLLASFQLFQKYNPLFVNAIMLTNHDQERIGSVVGGDMDKIKLAASILLTLPGQPYLYYGEEIGMLGSKPDPYIREPFLWTAEPDDPQRASWITPEFTTLKTVAPLSEQIGDEASVYQHYRTLIHLRRTEPALSQILAPNLQPVRLSDDRLLAYFRPHVDRSLVVIHNLSDEATEFTMPEDKSLYSEVLFSTDPLHATTLAASRLSPHATVILAPARTRAMRKNQ; translated from the coding sequence ATGCCTGCCGACAAGCCAGCTAATGTCCCGAAAATCTGTTATGAGATATTTGTCCGCTCTTTCTGCGATTCGAACGGCGACGGCATTGGCGATCTGAACGGCATCATTTCCAAACTCGATTACCTGGCCGATCTGGGCATCGAGGCGATATGGCTCACGCCGATCCACCCTTCGCCGACCTATCACAAATACGACGTCGTCGATTACTACGCCATCGAGCCCGAATACGGCACGATGGACGATTTCAAGCGCCTCCTTGCCGGTGCCCACGCGCGCGGGATTGCCATTTACCTCGACCTGATTATCAACCACACCAGCACGCTGCATCCGTGGTTCAGGGAAGCGCGGAAAAGCAAGGATAGCCCCTACCGGCAGTTTTACTGGTGGATGACCCAGGACCAGATCGATCACCTGGGCATTTCCGAGCGCGAAACTTCCGACGACTCGCAAGTGGTGTATCCGTGGCACGACAACCCGGACGACGACGAAAAGTACTACGGCCTTTTCTACAAAGGAATGCCCGACCTCAATTATCATTCGGAACCTTTACGGGAAGAAATAGCCAAAATCGTGCACTTCTGGCTGGCCGACATCGGCGTGGACGGCTTCCGCCTCGACGCCGCACGGCACATTTATCCCGAATGGGACAGCGAGCAAAGCATCACTTTCTGGGATTTTTTTTCAAAAGTCGTCGCCAGGTCCAACCCAAATGCATTCACTGTGGGCGAAGTTTGGGCTGATACAGAAGAAGTTGCCCCCTATTTCCGAAATCTGAACGCCACATTTCATTTCGACCTCAGCTTCGCGTTGCAGCGCATGCTCACCGCCGGCCGCGACGAACAGCTGGTGGATAAACTGCTGGCCAGCTTCCAGCTTTTCCAGAAATACAATCCGCTGTTTGTGAATGCAATCATGCTCACCAACCACGATCAGGAGCGGATCGGGAGCGTTGTGGGCGGGGATATGGATAAAATCAAACTGGCGGCTTCCATTCTGCTCACACTTCCCGGCCAGCCTTATCTCTATTATGGTGAAGAAATCGGCATGCTAGGGTCGAAGCCTGATCCCTACATTCGCGAACCGTTTCTCTGGACGGCCGAGCCGGACGACCCGCAGCGTGCTTCCTGGATCACCCCGGAATTTACCACGCTGAAAACAGTGGCGCCCCTTTCGGAGCAGATCGGCGACGAAGCGTCTGTTTATCAACATTACCGAACCCTCATACATCTCCGCAGGACCGAACCTGCATTGAGCCAGATCCTCGCCCCGAACCTGCAACCCGTTCGCCTTAGCGACGACCGGCTGCTCGCCTACTTCCGCCCGCACGTGGACCGGTCGCTGGTGGTGATCCATAATCTTTCCGACGAGGCAACGGAATTCACCATGCCGGAGGATAAATCACTTTACAGCGAAGTACTTTTCTCGACCGACCCGCTGCATGCCACCACGCTCGCCGCGAGCCGTTTATCGCCCCACGCTACGGTCATCCTCGCGCCCGCCCGCACTCGTGCCATGCGCAAAAACCAGTAG
- a CDS encoding SMP-30/gluconolactonase/LRE family protein has protein sequence MAQKSYPTMGKIVYEDPSFEKLLSKDAKIEVLASGFEWSEGPVWVKDGGYLLFSDVPKNKVYKWDEKEGLSVFLEPSGYTGRGVYSDEPGSNGLIIDNKGRLVSCEHGDRRISAMPLQVGGKITLADHFEGKRFNSPNDVVQHSNGDYYFTDPPYGLAKKHEDPTREISQFGVYRIHKDGKVTMQVSDLSRPNGLAFSPDGKTLYVAQSDPEKSIWMAYPMDANGNAGKGKLIYDATPMGKKGIPGLPDGLKIDKDGNLWSSGPGGMLIISPAGKLLGRIEMGELTSNCAWGNDGSTLYMTVDGYVCRIKTNTKGVGW, from the coding sequence ATGGCGCAAAAGTCCTACCCTACCATGGGCAAGATTGTTTATGAAGATCCGTCGTTCGAAAAGCTTTTGTCCAAAGATGCAAAGATAGAAGTGCTGGCGTCGGGTTTCGAATGGTCGGAAGGGCCGGTGTGGGTGAAAGACGGAGGTTACCTGCTGTTTTCGGATGTACCGAAGAATAAGGTTTACAAATGGGATGAAAAAGAAGGGCTTTCGGTGTTCCTGGAACCGTCGGGCTATACAGGTCGCGGCGTTTACAGCGATGAGCCGGGCAGCAACGGCCTCATCATCGACAACAAAGGCCGCCTCGTTTCCTGCGAGCATGGTGACCGGCGCATTTCGGCCATGCCGTTGCAGGTAGGCGGTAAAATTACCCTGGCCGACCACTTCGAGGGAAAGCGTTTCAACAGCCCGAATGACGTGGTGCAGCACAGCAATGGCGACTATTATTTTACTGATCCGCCTTATGGTCTTGCCAAAAAACACGAAGATCCGACGCGTGAAATCTCTCAGTTTGGTGTTTACCGCATTCATAAGGACGGCAAAGTGACTATGCAGGTAAGCGACCTGAGCCGCCCGAACGGCCTTGCATTCTCACCGGACGGCAAGACATTGTATGTAGCGCAATCCGATCCTGAAAAGTCAATCTGGATGGCCTACCCGATGGATGCGAATGGCAATGCTGGCAAGGGAAAATTGATTTACGATGCTACGCCGATGGGCAAAAAAGGCATTCCCGGCCTGCCGGACGGCCTCAAAATCGACAAGGATGGCAATTTATGGTCATCAGGGCCGGGCGGAATGCTCATCATCAGCCCCGCAGGCAAGTTGCTGGGCCGCATTGAAATGGGCGAACTGACTTCCAATTGCGCCTGGGGAAATGACGGCTCCACGCTGTACATGACCGTGGACGGTTACGTGTGCAGGATCAAAACCAACACGAAAGGCGTGGGTTGGTGA
- a CDS encoding GtrA family protein: protein MTQIKQNKIFNPKDIIAYFLVAGTGALIQLVSSSLIQDWFNISWSDSIVPSYIIGFFWGFTLTKLFAFDARRSNQTRREMVKFLMVSMVSLFITWAFTIGSSKFLVDYLGMEVYKVKFSFAKKEVNVTEMVCYVIGMGFSFVSNYILHKTFTFKSTGFYNRLKVLIR from the coding sequence GTGACCCAAATCAAGCAGAACAAGATCTTCAATCCCAAAGATATCATTGCCTATTTTCTTGTTGCGGGTACCGGTGCTTTGATCCAGTTAGTTTCCAGCAGTCTCATTCAGGACTGGTTCAATATCTCGTGGAGCGACTCCATTGTGCCTTCCTACATCATCGGTTTTTTCTGGGGCTTCACACTCACAAAGCTCTTCGCATTCGACGCCCGCCGCAGCAATCAAACGCGCCGCGAAATGGTGAAATTCCTCATGGTTTCGATGGTATCGCTTTTCATTACCTGGGCATTCACCATCGGTTCGTCCAAGTTCCTGGTCGATTACCTCGGCATGGAGGTTTACAAAGTGAAGTTCTCCTTCGCCAAAAAGGAAGTGAATGTAACCGAAATGGTCTGTTACGTGATCGGAATGGGTTTCAGTTTTGTGAGTAATTATATTTTGCACAAAACCTTCACTTTTAAGAGCACCGGTTTCTACAATCGCCTGAAAGTCCTGATCCGCTAG
- a CDS encoding thiolase family protein: MQTDVFILSASRTPIGSFGGVLSSIHAAKLGATAIQGALSKSGVEPDSVDEVLMGNVVSANLGQAPARQAAIYAGLPVSVICTTVNKVCASGMKAAAFGAQAIQLGDADVVVAGGMENMSQIPYYLPKGRNGYGYGHGEIIDGLLKDGLTDVYDQIGMGVCGDKTALKYNISREAQDEFAIRSYQRSAEATANGSLAGEIVPVEVVSAKGDVTVVAEDEEYKRVKFDKIPALKPVFSKDGTVTAANASTINDGGAALVLAGSRAVNAQNLKPIARIVAFADAEQEPAWFTTTPVLATEKVLKKAGLKISDIDYFEVNEAFAVVALAYMQALDLDVEKVNVFGGAVSLGHPLGASGARIVTTLLSVLEQKNGRYGLAAICNGGGGASAMIVERL, translated from the coding sequence ATGCAAACTGACGTCTTCATTCTTTCTGCTTCCCGCACTCCCATTGGTAGTTTTGGAGGTGTTCTTTCCTCTATTCATGCTGCGAAACTCGGCGCTACGGCTATTCAGGGCGCACTTTCGAAATCGGGTGTCGAACCGGATTCGGTGGACGAGGTGCTGATGGGCAATGTCGTTTCTGCTAATCTGGGGCAGGCGCCGGCGCGGCAGGCTGCCATTTATGCGGGGCTGCCGGTTTCGGTCATTTGTACGACGGTAAACAAAGTTTGTGCTTCGGGAATGAAGGCCGCGGCTTTCGGCGCGCAAGCCATTCAGCTGGGCGATGCGGACGTGGTAGTGGCCGGCGGAATGGAAAATATGTCGCAAATACCGTATTATTTACCCAAAGGCCGTAATGGCTATGGTTACGGTCATGGTGAGATAATCGACGGACTTTTGAAAGACGGGCTGACCGATGTGTACGACCAGATCGGCATGGGCGTTTGCGGCGATAAAACTGCATTGAAGTACAACATTTCCCGTGAAGCCCAGGATGAATTTGCCATCCGTTCCTACCAGCGTTCCGCGGAAGCGACGGCCAATGGTTCGTTAGCGGGTGAAATTGTGCCCGTGGAAGTGGTTTCTGCCAAAGGAGACGTAACCGTTGTAGCCGAGGACGAAGAATACAAGCGAGTTAAATTTGATAAAATACCTGCATTAAAACCTGTTTTTTCCAAAGACGGGACGGTTACGGCCGCCAATGCGTCGACTATCAACGACGGCGGGGCGGCACTGGTGCTAGCGGGTAGCCGCGCGGTGAATGCGCAGAACCTGAAACCGATCGCACGCATTGTGGCTTTTGCCGACGCTGAGCAAGAGCCGGCATGGTTTACCACCACCCCGGTGCTGGCTACGGAAAAAGTGTTGAAAAAAGCAGGTTTAAAAATCTCCGATATCGACTATTTCGAGGTGAATGAGGCCTTTGCGGTGGTTGCGCTGGCCTATATGCAGGCATTGGACCTGGATGTGGAGAAAGTGAATGTGTTTGGCGGCGCGGTGTCGCTCGGGCATCCGCTGGGCGCTTCCGGGGCACGCATTGTTACCACATTACTGTCTGTTTTGGAGCAGAAAAACGGGCGATACGGTTTGGCCGCCATTTGTAACGGCGGGGGAGGAGCGTCGGCGATGATCGTGGAGAGGCTGTAA
- a CDS encoding DUF6814 family protein — MSGLKKILGLLWIALGPVIIVFLFMQAADKIGEAAEGIARTNTTLQWAIIILIFIPICTGLVIFGYYAWKGEYDHLPESSEEL, encoded by the coding sequence ATGAGTGGTTTAAAGAAAATACTAGGCTTGCTCTGGATCGCGCTTGGTCCGGTTATCATTGTTTTCCTCTTCATGCAGGCAGCCGACAAGATCGGTGAAGCAGCAGAAGGCATCGCCCGCACCAACACAACCTTGCAATGGGCGATTATCATCCTCATATTCATCCCCATCTGCACAGGCCTCGTCATTTTCGGCTACTACGCCTGGAAGGGTGAATACGACCACCTCCCGGAGAGCTCGGAGGAGTTGTGA
- a CDS encoding MFS transporter, which produces MRSTESNVTQSITQVIAASSLGTLIEWYDFYIFGSLAVIIGQQLFPSDAGASALINTLAIFAAGFIVRPFGALVFGRLGDLIGRKYTFLLTLVLMGGSTFLIGLIPSYSSIGYAAPILVLILRLVQGLALGGEYGGAATYVAEHAPVGRRGFFTSWIQTTATLGLFLSLGVIVLTKNIMGAEKFADWGWRIPFLVSILLVVVSIYIRMKMHESPVFSKLKAEGKVSANPLKESFQKRANFKMVLVALFGATMGQGVVWYTGQFYAQSFLENTCKLDFNESRYILLWAIVFATPFFVVFGSWSDKVGRKWIMLTGMLLGVLCYRPIYQYFLDATNVTEMQKTMLLSESEPVIERGLVPDKADSLITTTVTKTLTNGMTFKESKVEVITEDVLAEVPAVQTVIKDVTLSRESYIMVILLVFFQVVLVTMVYGPIAAFLVELFPTQIRYTSMSLPYHIGNGVFGGLVPFIATLIASFQGSTPLSGLWYPIGIAALSFVIGAVYIDNRRDENVMD; this is translated from the coding sequence ATGCGTTCCACCGAATCCAATGTTACACAAAGCATTACGCAGGTAATCGCTGCATCTTCATTAGGTACATTAATTGAATGGTATGACTTCTACATTTTCGGCAGCCTGGCGGTCATTATCGGGCAGCAGCTCTTCCCGAGCGACGCCGGTGCCTCGGCGCTGATCAACACGCTGGCAATTTTCGCGGCGGGCTTTATCGTGCGGCCTTTCGGGGCGCTCGTCTTCGGCCGCCTTGGCGATTTGATCGGTCGGAAATACACGTTTTTGCTTACGCTCGTGCTCATGGGCGGCTCTACGTTCCTCATCGGCCTCATTCCTTCCTATTCCAGCATCGGCTATGCAGCACCCATTCTGGTGCTGATCCTCCGCCTCGTGCAGGGGCTTGCGCTCGGGGGCGAATACGGAGGCGCGGCTACCTACGTGGCCGAACATGCGCCCGTAGGCCGGAGAGGTTTTTTTACAAGCTGGATACAGACCACCGCGACGCTGGGGCTGTTCCTGTCGCTGGGGGTGATCGTGTTGACAAAAAATATCATGGGCGCCGAAAAGTTCGCCGACTGGGGCTGGCGCATTCCGTTTCTGGTTTCGATCCTGCTCGTGGTGGTGTCGATTTACATTCGCATGAAAATGCATGAATCGCCGGTTTTTTCGAAACTGAAAGCCGAAGGAAAAGTCTCCGCTAATCCTTTGAAAGAAAGTTTTCAGAAAAGGGCCAATTTCAAAATGGTGCTTGTCGCACTGTTTGGCGCAACGATGGGGCAGGGGGTAGTCTGGTATACGGGACAATTCTATGCGCAATCGTTTCTTGAAAATACCTGTAAGCTCGATTTTAACGAGTCGCGTTACATTCTGCTTTGGGCGATCGTTTTTGCCACACCGTTTTTTGTCGTTTTTGGTTCGTGGAGCGACAAGGTGGGCCGCAAATGGATCATGCTCACGGGTATGCTGCTCGGCGTGCTTTGCTACCGGCCGATTTACCAATATTTTCTCGACGCCACCAACGTGACCGAAATGCAGAAAACCATGCTCCTGAGCGAATCAGAGCCGGTGATCGAGCGCGGACTCGTTCCCGACAAGGCCGACTCGCTCATCACAACCACCGTTACCAAGACCCTCACCAATGGAATGACATTCAAGGAATCGAAGGTAGAAGTGATCACCGAAGATGTGCTGGCGGAGGTTCCCGCTGTGCAAACGGTAATCAAGGACGTGACGCTTTCGCGGGAGTCGTACATCATGGTGATCCTCCTGGTGTTCTTTCAGGTGGTGCTCGTAACGATGGTTTACGGCCCCATTGCCGCATTTCTCGTAGAACTTTTCCCAACCCAGATCCGCTATACCTCCATGTCGCTGCCTTACCACATCGGTAATGGCGTTTTCGGCGGACTGGTGCCGTTTATCGCCACGCTCATCGCCTCTTTCCAGGGCTCGACACCGCTTTCCGGGCTTTGGTATCCCATCGGCATCGCGGCATTGTCGTTCGTCATCGGTGCGGTGTATATCGACAACCGGCGGGATGAGAATGTAATGGATTGA